One window of the Salvelinus sp. IW2-2015 linkage group LG10, ASM291031v2, whole genome shotgun sequence genome contains the following:
- the LOC111969353 gene encoding F-actin-monooxygenase mical2b isoform X5, protein MGETEEEKDQAGKLFENFIQASTCKGTLQSFNLLCRLLDLDPQDHETFYCSLKTRLTSWRAKALWTKLDKRTCHKEYKKGQACVGTKCLIIGGGPCGLRTAIELALLGAKVVVIEKRDTFSRNNVLHLWPYTIHDLKGLGAKKFYGKFCAGAIDHISIRQLQLMLLKIALLIAVEFHVNVEFVKLLEPPENQENDGXGWRAEIRPADHPVANIDFDVVVGADGRRNTLEGFKRKEFRGKLAIAITANFVNRNTTAEAKVEEISGVAFIFNQKFFLDLKEETGIDLENIVYYKDNTHYFVMTAKKQSLLDKGVIIHDYIDTEMLLSSENVNQEALLGYAREAADFGTNYQLPTLDFAINACGQPDVAMFDFTSMYASENAALVRERFGHQLLVALVGDSLLEPFWPMGTGCARGFLAAFDSAWMVKRWAEGRTPLEVLAERESLYRILPQTTTENIXKNFEQYTIDPGTRYPNLISTCVRQNQVRHLYINGELPVKSCSLERNATIRRPVNLARRESEIRPGRLLTWCQKQTEGYRKVSVTDLTTSWQSGLALCALIHRFRSHLIEFDSLNEEDSANNXQLACDLAEREFGIRPFTTGEEMAAGQEPDKNRMVTYLSKFYELFRGTPLPVSDSRGADENSEDYPSKAVRSMNKVLNLVPRKRIPKDEKKLEDTDPTYKRRRKVCSYLEEATNFSSQSASCVGEGREVKENKVRSMASQLLSKFEESNPSFTLRRQKKAQTQNAREFHNKSIKEKAVHLRALFSGDVNSTSQLDSDKQAIPSESDPILPNPSXEVTSLYLYPDITLSTFSPPHPYSSSSSCLLQPQSGSAGQTIPSPHILPAPRPKISSSLLCPEITLSTFSPPHTYSPSSSSSSCLLQHQPGSAEQTSPSPPILPAPTPKVTSLLCPEITLSTFSLPQTVSSSSSILLQLKTSQSGALDMQLCKKEMQRDPLNESHVCHSSGSTYVSQQQRTAILQPKPEPGFNNVKQVFCPQRHMPAKVTCTIL, encoded by the exons TGCCTGATCATCGGGGGAGGCCCATGTGGCTTGCGGACGGCCATCGAGCTGGCTCTGCTGGGGGCCAAGGTGGTGGTGATTGAGAAGAGGGACACCTTCTCCAGGAACAACGTGCTGCACTTGTGGCCCTACACCATCCACGACCTCAAGGGCCTCGGGGCCAAGAAGTTCTACGGCAAATTCTGTGCTGGAGCCATAGACCACATCA GTATTCGTCAGCTCCAGCTCATGCTGCTGAAGATCGCCCTGCTCATAGCTGTGGAGTTCCATGTCAATGTGGAGTTTGTCAAACTGCTGGAACCTCCAGAGAACCAGGAGAATGACG ggSCTGGCTGGAGAGCTGAGATCAGGCCTGCCGATCACCCCGTGGCAAACATTGACTTTGACGTGGTGGTGGGGGCTGATGGGAGGAGAAATACCCTGGAAG gGTTCAAGAGGAAGGAGTTCCGTGGTAAGCTGGCTATCGCCATCACGGCCAACTTTGTCAACAGGAACACCACGGCCGAGGCCAAGGTGGAGGAGATCAGCGGTGTGGCCTTCATCTTTAACCAGAAGTTCTTCCTGGACCTCAAAGAGGAAACAG GTATTGACCTGGAGAACATTGTSTActacaaggacaacacacactaCTTTGTCATGACAGCAAAGAAGCAGAGCCTACTGGACAAGGGTGTCATCATTCAT GACTACATAGACACAGAGATGCTGCTGAGCAGTGAGAATGTGAACCAGGAAGCTCTGCTGGGTTATGCCCGCGAAGCTGCTGACTTTGGCACCAACTACCAGCTTCCCACGCTGGACTTTGCCATAAATGCCTGTGGCCAGCCGGACGTGGCCATGTTTGACTTCACCAGCATGTATGCCTCGGAGAACGCAGCGCTGGTCAGAGAACGCTTCGGACATCAGCTACTGGTGGCACTGGTTGGGGACAGCTTGTTAGAG ccGTTCTGGCCCATGGGTACAGGGTGTGCGAGAGGCTTCCTGGCTGCTTTTGACTCAGCCTGGATGGTGAAAAGGTGGGCTGAGGGCAGGACCCCTCTGGAGGTGCTAGCTGAGAG GGAGAGTCTTTACAGAATTCTGCCGCAGACAACCACTGAAAACATTGSCAAAAACTTTGAGCAGTACACCATTGACCCTGGGACTCGGTATCCCAACCTCATCTCCACCTGTGTCAGGCAAAACCAG GTGCGTCACCTGTACATCAATGGAGAGCTGCCAGTGAAGTCGTGCTCTCTGGAGCGTAATGCTACAATACGTCGCCCTGTGAACCTGGCCAGACGAG agtcgGAGATCAGGCCGGGGAGGCTGCTGACGTGGTGTCAGAAACAGACCGAGGGCTACAGGAARGTGAGCGTGACAGACCTGACCACCTCGTGGCAGAGCGGCCTGGCTCTCTGTGCCCTCATCCACCGGTTCAGATCCCACCTCAT AGAGTTTGATTCGCTGAATGAGGAGGATTCGGCTAACAACRTCCAGCTGGCATGTGACCTGGCTGAGCGGGAGTTTGGGATCCGGCCCTTCACCACTGGGGAGGAGATGGCTGCTGGTCAGGAACCAGACAAGAACAGAATGGTCACCTACCTCTCCAAGTTCTACGAGCTGTTCCGCGGCACCCCCCTCCCCGTCTCAG ATTCTAGAGGGGCCGACGAAAACAGTGAAGACTATCCTTCCAAGGCAGTCAGAAGTATGAACAAAGTTCTGAACTTGGTACCAAGAAAGAGGATACCAAAG gATGAGAAGAAGCTAGAAGATACTGACCCAACGTACAAAAGGAGACGAAAAGTCTGCAGTTACTTGGAAGAG GCAACCAACTTCTCCAGTCAGAGTGCGTCCTGTGTgggtgaggggagggaggtgaAGGAGAACAAGGTCCGCTCCATGGCCAGCCAGCTCCTGTCCAAGTTTGAGGAGAGCAACCCCAGTTTCACCCTCCGGAGACAG AAGAAAGCTCAGACCCAGAATGCTAGAGAGTTTCACAATAAAAGTATCAAGGAGAAAGCGGTCCACCTGAGAGCACTGTTCTCTGGGGATGTGAACTCTACGTCCCAG CTTGATTCTGATAAACAGGCCATTCCCTCAGAGTCTGATCCCATCCTCCCTAACCCCAGTKCAGAAGTCACCTCATTATACCTTTACCCAGATATCACCCTTTCTACCTTCTCACCTCCTCATCCCtattcctcatcctcatcctgtcTACTACAACCTCAG TCTGGATCTGCTGGACAGACCATTCCCTCACCTCACATCCTCCCTGCTCCCCGTCCTAAAATCTCTTCATCACTACTTTGTCCAGAAATCACCCTTTCTACATTTTCACCCCCTCATACATattctccatcctcttcctcctcttcctgtctacTTCAACATCAG CCTGGATCTGCTGAACAGACCagtccctctcctcccatcctccctgcTCCCACTCCTAAAGTCACTTCCCTCCTTTGTCCAGAAATCACCCTTTCTACCTTCTCACTCCCTCAAACCGTTTCTTCATCCTCATCCATTCTACTCCAACTCAAG ACCAGTCAATCTGGGGCACTAGATATGCAGCTTTGTAAGAAAGAAATGCAAAGAGATCCCTTGAATGAGTCACATGTG TGTCACAGCAGTGGCTCCACATATGTATCCCAACAACAACGCACTGCAATACTACAACCAAAGCCAGAACCTGGTTTTAATAACGTCAAACAGGTATTTTGCCCCCAGCGCCACATGCCTGCTAAAGTAACTTGTACTATCCTCTAA
- the LOC111969353 gene encoding F-actin-monooxygenase mical2b isoform X4, with product MGETEEEKDQAGKLFENFIQASTCKGTLQSFNLLCRLLDLDPQDHETFYCSLKTRLTSWRAKALWTKLDKRTCHKEYKKGQACVGTKCLIIGGGPCGLRTAIELALLGAKVVVIEKRDTFSRNNVLHLWPYTIHDLKGLGAKKFYGKFCAGAIDHISIRQLQLMLLKIALLIAVEFHVNVEFVKLLEPPENQENDGXGWRAEIRPADHPVANIDFDVVVGADGRRNTLEGFKRKEFRGKLAIAITANFVNRNTTAEAKVEEISGVAFIFNQKFFLDLKEETGIDLENIVYYKDNTHYFVMTAKKQSLLDKGVIIHDYIDTEMLLSSENVNQEALLGYAREAADFGTNYQLPTLDFAINACGQPDVAMFDFTSMYASENAALVRERFGHQLLVALVGDSLLEPFWPMGTGCARGFLAAFDSAWMVKRWAEGRTPLEVLAERESLYRILPQTTTENIXKNFEQYTIDPGTRYPNLISTCVRQNQVRHLYINGELPVKSCSLERNATIRRPVNLARRESEIRPGRLLTWCQKQTEGYRKVSVTDLTTSWQSGLALCALIHRFRSHLIEFDSLNEEDSANNXQLACDLAEREFGIRPFTTGEEMAAGQEPDKNRMVTYLSKFYELFRGTPLPVSDSRGADENSEDYPSKAVRSMNKVLNLVPRKRIPKDEKKLEDTDPTYKRRRKVCSYLEEATNFSSQSASCVGEGREVKENKVRSMASQLLSKFEESNPSFTLRRQSQCDWGSERAPRPRSMDMTETPRFTNLRQQTPLNPPPKTQFPSATCAKYAAECIARPPPQPPPKPKLSPQLQAQLQSQHQPQPQFQPQPKLQPPSIPHPTLRKVRQADQTCAQMQPQTQPQKPESPEYTGYSPSCHSAVLAMSRMLQRLQEVEEKITQKKAQTQNAREFHNKSIKEKAVHLRALFSGDVNSTSQPGSAEQTSPSPPILPAPTPKVTSLLCPEITLSTFSLPQTVSSSSSILLQLKTSQSGALDMQLCKKEMQRDPLNESHVCHSSGSTYVSQQQRTAILQPKPEPGFNNVKQVFCPQRHMPAKVTCTIL from the exons TGCCTGATCATCGGGGGAGGCCCATGTGGCTTGCGGACGGCCATCGAGCTGGCTCTGCTGGGGGCCAAGGTGGTGGTGATTGAGAAGAGGGACACCTTCTCCAGGAACAACGTGCTGCACTTGTGGCCCTACACCATCCACGACCTCAAGGGCCTCGGGGCCAAGAAGTTCTACGGCAAATTCTGTGCTGGAGCCATAGACCACATCA GTATTCGTCAGCTCCAGCTCATGCTGCTGAAGATCGCCCTGCTCATAGCTGTGGAGTTCCATGTCAATGTGGAGTTTGTCAAACTGCTGGAACCTCCAGAGAACCAGGAGAATGACG ggSCTGGCTGGAGAGCTGAGATCAGGCCTGCCGATCACCCCGTGGCAAACATTGACTTTGACGTGGTGGTGGGGGCTGATGGGAGGAGAAATACCCTGGAAG gGTTCAAGAGGAAGGAGTTCCGTGGTAAGCTGGCTATCGCCATCACGGCCAACTTTGTCAACAGGAACACCACGGCCGAGGCCAAGGTGGAGGAGATCAGCGGTGTGGCCTTCATCTTTAACCAGAAGTTCTTCCTGGACCTCAAAGAGGAAACAG GTATTGACCTGGAGAACATTGTSTActacaaggacaacacacactaCTTTGTCATGACAGCAAAGAAGCAGAGCCTACTGGACAAGGGTGTCATCATTCAT GACTACATAGACACAGAGATGCTGCTGAGCAGTGAGAATGTGAACCAGGAAGCTCTGCTGGGTTATGCCCGCGAAGCTGCTGACTTTGGCACCAACTACCAGCTTCCCACGCTGGACTTTGCCATAAATGCCTGTGGCCAGCCGGACGTGGCCATGTTTGACTTCACCAGCATGTATGCCTCGGAGAACGCAGCGCTGGTCAGAGAACGCTTCGGACATCAGCTACTGGTGGCACTGGTTGGGGACAGCTTGTTAGAG ccGTTCTGGCCCATGGGTACAGGGTGTGCGAGAGGCTTCCTGGCTGCTTTTGACTCAGCCTGGATGGTGAAAAGGTGGGCTGAGGGCAGGACCCCTCTGGAGGTGCTAGCTGAGAG GGAGAGTCTTTACAGAATTCTGCCGCAGACAACCACTGAAAACATTGSCAAAAACTTTGAGCAGTACACCATTGACCCTGGGACTCGGTATCCCAACCTCATCTCCACCTGTGTCAGGCAAAACCAG GTGCGTCACCTGTACATCAATGGAGAGCTGCCAGTGAAGTCGTGCTCTCTGGAGCGTAATGCTACAATACGTCGCCCTGTGAACCTGGCCAGACGAG agtcgGAGATCAGGCCGGGGAGGCTGCTGACGTGGTGTCAGAAACAGACCGAGGGCTACAGGAARGTGAGCGTGACAGACCTGACCACCTCGTGGCAGAGCGGCCTGGCTCTCTGTGCCCTCATCCACCGGTTCAGATCCCACCTCAT AGAGTTTGATTCGCTGAATGAGGAGGATTCGGCTAACAACRTCCAGCTGGCATGTGACCTGGCTGAGCGGGAGTTTGGGATCCGGCCCTTCACCACTGGGGAGGAGATGGCTGCTGGTCAGGAACCAGACAAGAACAGAATGGTCACCTACCTCTCCAAGTTCTACGAGCTGTTCCGCGGCACCCCCCTCCCCGTCTCAG ATTCTAGAGGGGCCGACGAAAACAGTGAAGACTATCCTTCCAAGGCAGTCAGAAGTATGAACAAAGTTCTGAACTTGGTACCAAGAAAGAGGATACCAAAG gATGAGAAGAAGCTAGAAGATACTGACCCAACGTACAAAAGGAGACGAAAAGTCTGCAGTTACTTGGAAGAG GCAACCAACTTCTCCAGTCAGAGTGCGTCCTGTGTgggtgaggggagggaggtgaAGGAGAACAAGGTCCGCTCCATGGCCAGCCAGCTCCTGTCCAAGTTTGAGGAGAGCAACCCCAGTTTCACCCTCCGGAGACAG TCTCAGTGTGATTGGGGTTCTGAGAGGGCCCCTCGGCCACGCTCCATGGACATGACTGAGACCCCACGCTTCACCAACCTCAGGCAGCAGACCCCACTCAACCCTCCCCCCAAGACACAG TTTCCGTCTGCAACCTGTGCCAAATATGCAGCTGAGTGCATCGCTCGGCCCCCACCACAGCCTCCTCCCAAACCCAAGCTCTCTCCCCAGCTTCAAGCCCAGCTTCAGTCTCAGcaccagccccaaccccagtTCCAGCCCCAACCTAAGCTCCAACCCCCATCCATCCCACATCCCACCCTCAGGAAGGTCAGACAGGCTGATCAGACATGTGCTCAGATGCAACCTCAGACGCAGCCTCAAAAGCCAGAGAGCCCAGAGTACACTGGCTACTCTCCCTCCTGCCACTCAGCAGTCCTAGCCATGTCTAGAATGCTCCAACGCCTTCAGGAAGTGGAGGAAAAGATCACCCAG AAGAAAGCTCAGACCCAGAATGCTAGAGAGTTTCACAATAAAAGTATCAAGGAGAAAGCGGTCCACCTGAGAGCACTGTTCTCTGGGGATGTGAACTCTACGTCCCAG CCTGGATCTGCTGAACAGACCagtccctctcctcccatcctccctgcTCCCACTCCTAAAGTCACTTCCCTCCTTTGTCCAGAAATCACCCTTTCTACCTTCTCACTCCCTCAAACCGTTTCTTCATCCTCATCCATTCTACTCCAACTCAAG ACCAGTCAATCTGGGGCACTAGATATGCAGCTTTGTAAGAAAGAAATGCAAAGAGATCCCTTGAATGAGTCACATGTG TGTCACAGCAGTGGCTCCACATATGTATCCCAACAACAACGCACTGCAATACTACAACCAAAGCCAGAACCTGGTTTTAATAACGTCAAACAGGTATTTTGCCCCCAGCGCCACATGCCTGCTAAAGTAACTTGTACTATCCTCTAA
- the LOC111969353 gene encoding F-actin-monooxygenase mical2b isoform X1: MGETEEEKDQAGKLFENFIQASTCKGTLQSFNLLCRLLDLDPQDHETFYCSLKTRLTSWRAKALWTKLDKRTCHKEYKKGQACVGTKCLIIGGGPCGLRTAIELALLGAKVVVIEKRDTFSRNNVLHLWPYTIHDLKGLGAKKFYGKFCAGAIDHISIRQLQLMLLKIALLIAVEFHVNVEFVKLLEPPENQENDGXGWRAEIRPADHPVANIDFDVVVGADGRRNTLEGFKRKEFRGKLAIAITANFVNRNTTAEAKVEEISGVAFIFNQKFFLDLKEETGIDLENIVYYKDNTHYFVMTAKKQSLLDKGVIIHDYIDTEMLLSSENVNQEALLGYAREAADFGTNYQLPTLDFAINACGQPDVAMFDFTSMYASENAALVRERFGHQLLVALVGDSLLEPFWPMGTGCARGFLAAFDSAWMVKRWAEGRTPLEVLAERESLYRILPQTTTENIXKNFEQYTIDPGTRYPNLISTCVRQNQVRHLYINGELPVKSCSLERNATIRRPVNLARRESEIRPGRLLTWCQKQTEGYRKVSVTDLTTSWQSGLALCALIHRFRSHLIEFDSLNEEDSANNXQLACDLAEREFGIRPFTTGEEMAAGQEPDKNRMVTYLSKFYELFRGTPLPVSDSRGADENSEDYPSKAVRSMNKVLNLVPRKRIPKDEKKLEDTDPTYKRRRKVCSYLEEATNFSSQSASCVGEGREVKENKVRSMASQLLSKFEESNPSFTLRRQSQCDWGSERAPRPRSMDMTETPRFTNLRQQTPLNPPPKTQFPSATCAKYAAECIARPPPQPPPKPKLSPQLQAQLQSQHQPQPQFQPQPKLQPPSIPHPTLRKVRQADQTCAQMQPQTQPQKPESPEYTGYSPSCHSAVLAMSRMLQRLQEVEEKITQKKAQTQNAREFHNKSIKEKAVHLRALFSGDVNSTSQLDSDKQAIPSESDPILPNPSXEVTSLYLYPDITLSTFSPPHPYSSSSSCLLQPQSGSAGQTIPSPHILPAPRPKISSSLLCPEITLSTFSPPHTYSPSSSSSSCLLQHQPGSAEQTSPSPPILPAPTPKVTSLLCPEITLSTFSLPQTVSSSSSILLQLKTSQSGALDMQLCKKEMQRDPLNESHVCHSSGSTYVSQQQRTAILQPKPEPGFNNVKQVFCPQRHMPAKVTCTIL; this comes from the exons TGCCTGATCATCGGGGGAGGCCCATGTGGCTTGCGGACGGCCATCGAGCTGGCTCTGCTGGGGGCCAAGGTGGTGGTGATTGAGAAGAGGGACACCTTCTCCAGGAACAACGTGCTGCACTTGTGGCCCTACACCATCCACGACCTCAAGGGCCTCGGGGCCAAGAAGTTCTACGGCAAATTCTGTGCTGGAGCCATAGACCACATCA GTATTCGTCAGCTCCAGCTCATGCTGCTGAAGATCGCCCTGCTCATAGCTGTGGAGTTCCATGTCAATGTGGAGTTTGTCAAACTGCTGGAACCTCCAGAGAACCAGGAGAATGACG ggSCTGGCTGGAGAGCTGAGATCAGGCCTGCCGATCACCCCGTGGCAAACATTGACTTTGACGTGGTGGTGGGGGCTGATGGGAGGAGAAATACCCTGGAAG gGTTCAAGAGGAAGGAGTTCCGTGGTAAGCTGGCTATCGCCATCACGGCCAACTTTGTCAACAGGAACACCACGGCCGAGGCCAAGGTGGAGGAGATCAGCGGTGTGGCCTTCATCTTTAACCAGAAGTTCTTCCTGGACCTCAAAGAGGAAACAG GTATTGACCTGGAGAACATTGTSTActacaaggacaacacacactaCTTTGTCATGACAGCAAAGAAGCAGAGCCTACTGGACAAGGGTGTCATCATTCAT GACTACATAGACACAGAGATGCTGCTGAGCAGTGAGAATGTGAACCAGGAAGCTCTGCTGGGTTATGCCCGCGAAGCTGCTGACTTTGGCACCAACTACCAGCTTCCCACGCTGGACTTTGCCATAAATGCCTGTGGCCAGCCGGACGTGGCCATGTTTGACTTCACCAGCATGTATGCCTCGGAGAACGCAGCGCTGGTCAGAGAACGCTTCGGACATCAGCTACTGGTGGCACTGGTTGGGGACAGCTTGTTAGAG ccGTTCTGGCCCATGGGTACAGGGTGTGCGAGAGGCTTCCTGGCTGCTTTTGACTCAGCCTGGATGGTGAAAAGGTGGGCTGAGGGCAGGACCCCTCTGGAGGTGCTAGCTGAGAG GGAGAGTCTTTACAGAATTCTGCCGCAGACAACCACTGAAAACATTGSCAAAAACTTTGAGCAGTACACCATTGACCCTGGGACTCGGTATCCCAACCTCATCTCCACCTGTGTCAGGCAAAACCAG GTGCGTCACCTGTACATCAATGGAGAGCTGCCAGTGAAGTCGTGCTCTCTGGAGCGTAATGCTACAATACGTCGCCCTGTGAACCTGGCCAGACGAG agtcgGAGATCAGGCCGGGGAGGCTGCTGACGTGGTGTCAGAAACAGACCGAGGGCTACAGGAARGTGAGCGTGACAGACCTGACCACCTCGTGGCAGAGCGGCCTGGCTCTCTGTGCCCTCATCCACCGGTTCAGATCCCACCTCAT AGAGTTTGATTCGCTGAATGAGGAGGATTCGGCTAACAACRTCCAGCTGGCATGTGACCTGGCTGAGCGGGAGTTTGGGATCCGGCCCTTCACCACTGGGGAGGAGATGGCTGCTGGTCAGGAACCAGACAAGAACAGAATGGTCACCTACCTCTCCAAGTTCTACGAGCTGTTCCGCGGCACCCCCCTCCCCGTCTCAG ATTCTAGAGGGGCCGACGAAAACAGTGAAGACTATCCTTCCAAGGCAGTCAGAAGTATGAACAAAGTTCTGAACTTGGTACCAAGAAAGAGGATACCAAAG gATGAGAAGAAGCTAGAAGATACTGACCCAACGTACAAAAGGAGACGAAAAGTCTGCAGTTACTTGGAAGAG GCAACCAACTTCTCCAGTCAGAGTGCGTCCTGTGTgggtgaggggagggaggtgaAGGAGAACAAGGTCCGCTCCATGGCCAGCCAGCTCCTGTCCAAGTTTGAGGAGAGCAACCCCAGTTTCACCCTCCGGAGACAG TCTCAGTGTGATTGGGGTTCTGAGAGGGCCCCTCGGCCACGCTCCATGGACATGACTGAGACCCCACGCTTCACCAACCTCAGGCAGCAGACCCCACTCAACCCTCCCCCCAAGACACAG TTTCCGTCTGCAACCTGTGCCAAATATGCAGCTGAGTGCATCGCTCGGCCCCCACCACAGCCTCCTCCCAAACCCAAGCTCTCTCCCCAGCTTCAAGCCCAGCTTCAGTCTCAGcaccagccccaaccccagtTCCAGCCCCAACCTAAGCTCCAACCCCCATCCATCCCACATCCCACCCTCAGGAAGGTCAGACAGGCTGATCAGACATGTGCTCAGATGCAACCTCAGACGCAGCCTCAAAAGCCAGAGAGCCCAGAGTACACTGGCTACTCTCCCTCCTGCCACTCAGCAGTCCTAGCCATGTCTAGAATGCTCCAACGCCTTCAGGAAGTGGAGGAAAAGATCACCCAG AAGAAAGCTCAGACCCAGAATGCTAGAGAGTTTCACAATAAAAGTATCAAGGAGAAAGCGGTCCACCTGAGAGCACTGTTCTCTGGGGATGTGAACTCTACGTCCCAG CTTGATTCTGATAAACAGGCCATTCCCTCAGAGTCTGATCCCATCCTCCCTAACCCCAGTKCAGAAGTCACCTCATTATACCTTTACCCAGATATCACCCTTTCTACCTTCTCACCTCCTCATCCCtattcctcatcctcatcctgtcTACTACAACCTCAG TCTGGATCTGCTGGACAGACCATTCCCTCACCTCACATCCTCCCTGCTCCCCGTCCTAAAATCTCTTCATCACTACTTTGTCCAGAAATCACCCTTTCTACATTTTCACCCCCTCATACATattctccatcctcttcctcctcttcctgtctacTTCAACATCAG CCTGGATCTGCTGAACAGACCagtccctctcctcccatcctccctgcTCCCACTCCTAAAGTCACTTCCCTCCTTTGTCCAGAAATCACCCTTTCTACCTTCTCACTCCCTCAAACCGTTTCTTCATCCTCATCCATTCTACTCCAACTCAAG ACCAGTCAATCTGGGGCACTAGATATGCAGCTTTGTAAGAAAGAAATGCAAAGAGATCCCTTGAATGAGTCACATGTG TGTCACAGCAGTGGCTCCACATATGTATCCCAACAACAACGCACTGCAATACTACAACCAAAGCCAGAACCTGGTTTTAATAACGTCAAACAGGTATTTTGCCCCCAGCGCCACATGCCTGCTAAAGTAACTTGTACTATCCTCTAA